A stretch of the Thiocystis violascens DSM 198 genome encodes the following:
- the sdhB gene encoding succinate dehydrogenase iron-sulfur subunit, translated as MKGLPAKTTSIRFRIRRQDAPGSPSYWQEFAIPYAPDHNVISALMVVRNNPVTADGQRVAPVVWDRNCMEEVCGSCAMLINGVPRPSCSALIDSLRQPIVLEPLPKFPVVRDLLVDRSRIDEGLRKVRAWIEIDGAWDTHEGAPRISPGEWSANYFYSRCMSCGCCMSACPQFGPHSDFIGPAPLAQVRLMNAHPTGRYDQAERLHAIMGDGGISDCGNAQNCVRVCPKAIPLTTAIGELGRQTTVQAIKDLFGG; from the coding sequence ATGAAGGGATTGCCCGCGAAGACAACGTCAATTCGCTTCAGGATTCGCCGTCAGGACGCCCCTGGCAGCCCATCCTACTGGCAGGAATTCGCGATCCCCTATGCGCCGGATCACAATGTCATCTCGGCCCTGATGGTGGTGCGGAACAACCCGGTCACCGCGGACGGCCAGCGGGTCGCCCCGGTCGTCTGGGATCGCAACTGCATGGAAGAGGTCTGCGGCTCCTGCGCCATGCTCATCAACGGCGTGCCGCGTCCGTCCTGCTCGGCGCTGATCGACAGCCTGAGGCAACCCATCGTGCTGGAACCGTTGCCCAAGTTTCCGGTGGTGCGGGATCTGCTCGTGGACCGCTCGCGGATCGACGAGGGATTGCGCAAGGTTCGGGCCTGGATCGAGATCGACGGCGCCTGGGATACGCATGAGGGCGCGCCGCGCATCTCGCCGGGCGAATGGTCCGCCAATTATTTCTACAGCCGCTGCATGAGCTGCGGCTGCTGCATGTCGGCCTGTCCTCAATTCGGCCCTCACTCGGACTTCATCGGGCCTGCCCCGCTGGCGCAGGTGCGTCTGATGAACGCCCACCCCACCGGCCGCTACGACCAGGCCGAGCGGCTGCACGCCATCATGGGCGATGGCGGAATCAGCGACTGCGGGAACGCACAGAACTGCGTGCGGGTCTGCCCGAAGGCCATCCCCCTGACCACCGCCATCGGCGAGTTGGGACGCCAGACCACGGTGCAGGCGATCAAGGATCTGTTTGGCGGGTAA